The genomic segment CAGGCTTCTTCCTCATTACCGCCAGGCTCCCACGAAACTTCTCCAAGCCCGCTCTGGGAGTTCCAGGCGGCGGGTTCGATTCCCGCCGCTTCCACTGTCTTACTCGGTAGTGACAGATGGTTCGAAGCTGGCTCCATCCATGTTGCACGTATGTCGCACGATGGAGCAGTCAGGGTGGAGGACGATGAGCAGCCGCACGAGGCACAGGGGTCCGCGAGCTCCCGTGATTGACAGGCATATCATGGCTCCCCTGTAATCTCCTGTTGTGCTCCCGGCGCGCGGGAGCCCTGGTCAGGAGGCTCCATATGCCGCGCTCGGGGGCGGTGCTGCTGTTCGTGTTGCTCTCCGGGTGCAGCGCCTCAACGAGGGTCGTCGTCCGCTTGGACACTGGCCAGGGCGAGCCCATTGTCCACACTCCGCGCCGCGATGTGGGGCCGGTGGCGGTGAGCGAAAAGGAGTTCAAGAAGGCCGTCGCGCAATATACCCCCGCTGTGCCTTCAGTCGAGTGGCCCCTGGAGCACGCCCGGCAGGTATTCGGACTTCCCGAGCGAAGCGGCTGGTACCGGTACGAGGGCGGGCGCCAGCGCCTCATGGCCTCGGAGCCGGGGAGCACCAGGAACCTGCGCCTGTTGCCCGAGGACGAGGAGATCGAGCGCCGCTACCTGCTGTGGTGTGAGCACACGTGGGGTGGCGGAGATTGCCTGCGCCTGCTGGTGGACAGGCCCTTCTTGGATGGGGATGCCAGGTACGCGCTGGCCATGGCGATTGCTCACAGCAAGGTACTGGGGGCCATGAAGGAGGAACTGGCCAGTCTGGTGAGTCCCCAGGGAGTGGTGGCCACAGTTGTGGGCGGCCTGACCATGTACGCCATCTTGCTCGCGCTGCCCGAGCCGGTGAGCAAGGGCATCGCCGCGCTGATGACGCTGGGGGCCATCGCCTACCTGGGCTGGGACACGGTGTGGCGGCTGATCGACGGGTGGCTGGTGCTGATGAAGGAAGTGGATCAAGCCACCACTTTCGATGCCATCTCCGCATCCGGAGAGAAGTTCGGGAATGTGATGGGGGAGAAGGCGGCCCGAGCGTTCGTCATGCTGGCGATGGTGGCGATGGGGAACACGGCTTCGGGGATGGCGGCGACGCTGCCGAAGTTGCCAGGAGCCGGGCAGGCGGCGGTGGTGGCCGAGACGCAGCTGGGCATCCGCTTCACGTCTCCGGCTCTGGCTCAGGTGGAGTCTGTCGCCCTCAGCGCCGAGGGCGTCACCTTCGCGCTGGCCCCCAACGCCTTGGCCATGGCAGCGCGGGGTAACGGAGGCAGCAATGCTGGCGCGCAGGTTCAGCCGCCCCGCTCCGGTGGCCCGGGTCAATGGGTCCAGACGGACGAGTACATGTCCGAGAGCGCCCGGAACTATCAAGCCCAGGTGACGGGGGCACCCAAGGGCTACGCCTATCGCGTCAAATTGGGTGACAAGGAAGTGGATTTCGATGGCTTCGACCAGGGGGTTCTCCTCGAGGCCAAGGGCCCCGGCTACACGCAGTGGATCAATAAGAAGCTGGAATTTTTCGGGAACTTCCAAGGGCGCGACCAGCTGCTTGATCAGGCGATGCGCCAGTTCAAAGCCGCCAATGGAACACCCATCCGGTGGATCGTCGCTGAAGAGAAACTCGCGGGTGCACTCAGACTGCTCTTCGAGAAAGAAGGTCTCCCGATTGAGGTCATCCATATTTCTCCGGCTCTACGAGGAGTAGCCGTTCAATGATAGAAACCTATTACGCGGGCTCCTACTGGCTCGCCCGGTCCGAATCGGTCGAGGTTTGCGCACGACGCGCAGAGCATTTCTTCCACCTCCTGTATCAATGCGATCCGGCGTGGAAACACTGGTATCAGCCGGATGACTCCTTCGAGGAGGCACGCAAACGCCAGTTCACGCCGAACGCCGCGAGATTCCAGGAGCTGTTCGCACAAGAGGAGCACCAGCGCGGTGATGGCTTCAGGTTCCGGCTGTGGACGGGCGACAGCCAGGAGGAAACCTCCTCCGCTGGAGCGGCGTGTGGTTCAGCTGAAACCCTACTTCCATCCAACTGCTTGCTCGAGCCCTTCGATGAAGGTCCTGTCGGGGAGCGGATCCTGACTGCTTCCGTGATGACCGAGGTGTTGCGTGCCATGGCCCTGGCCTGGGAGCCGGAATGGGGGACCGCTACGTCCAACGCGCACCGTCAGATGGCGGTGAAGGGATTCCCACACCCAGGCACCTTCGTGGGGTGGGTGATGTACTTCTCGCGGCTGCGAGGCACAGTGCCCCCGCTGCCTGCCCCCGTGCGCATCGAGCCTGTGGAGGACAAGGGC from the Archangium lipolyticum genome contains:
- a CDS encoding restriction endonuclease fold toxin 5 domain-containing protein translates to MPRSGAVLLFVLLSGCSASTRVVVRLDTGQGEPIVHTPRRDVGPVAVSEKEFKKAVAQYTPAVPSVEWPLEHARQVFGLPERSGWYRYEGGRQRLMASEPGSTRNLRLLPEDEEIERRYLLWCEHTWGGGDCLRLLVDRPFLDGDARYALAMAIAHSKVLGAMKEELASLVSPQGVVATVVGGLTMYAILLALPEPVSKGIAALMTLGAIAYLGWDTVWRLIDGWLVLMKEVDQATTFDAISASGEKFGNVMGEKAARAFVMLAMVAMGNTASGMAATLPKLPGAGQAAVVAETQLGIRFTSPALAQVESVALSAEGVTFALAPNALAMAARGNGGSNAGAQVQPPRSGGPGQWVQTDEYMSESARNYQAQVTGAPKGYAYRVKLGDKEVDFDGFDQGVLLEAKGPGYTQWINKKLEFFGNFQGRDQLLDQAMRQFKAANGTPIRWIVAEEKLAGALRLLFEKEGLPIEVIHISPALRGVAVQ
- a CDS encoding immunity 52 family protein; amino-acid sequence: MIETYYAGSYWLARSESVEVCARRAEHFFHLLYQCDPAWKHWYQPDDSFEEARKRQFTPNAARFQELFAQEEHQRGDGFRFRLWTGDSQEETSSAGAACGSAETLLPSNCLLEPFDEGPVGERILTASVMTEVLRAMALAWEPEWGTATSNAHRQMAVKGFPHPGTFVGWVMYFSRLRGTVPPLPAPVRIEPVEDKGTLVILTPERFTASNPEHVTLAARVHELLDRAGLLRPLQPWPAG